One Candidatus Kapaibacterium sp. DNA window includes the following coding sequences:
- a CDS encoding DUF4256 domain-containing protein, giving the protein MTKINAKVLSHEQRDELLKTLKERFEKNMKRHSGLKWADVLAKLEGNAEKLWSLNEMEQSGGEPDVIGHDKKSGEFIFVDCSPESPKGRRSICYDRRALDSRKEHKPKNDALSMAAEMGFEILTEEQYRELQLLGNFDTKTSSWVLTPPEIRNLGGAIFCDRRYDQVFMYHNGAESYYGSRGFRGRLRV; this is encoded by the coding sequence ATGACTAAAATAAATGCGAAGGTTTTGTCGCACGAGCAAAGGGACGAATTGCTCAAGACTTTGAAAGAACGTTTCGAGAAGAATATGAAGCGACATTCGGGGCTGAAATGGGCTGACGTTCTGGCGAAGTTGGAGGGCAATGCCGAAAAGTTGTGGTCGCTCAATGAGATGGAACAAAGCGGTGGCGAGCCGGATGTCATCGGGCATGATAAAAAGTCGGGCGAATTCATTTTCGTGGATTGTTCGCCGGAAAGTCCCAAGGGGCGTCGCAGCATTTGTTACGACCGCCGGGCGCTGGATTCGCGGAAGGAGCACAAGCCCAAAAATGATGCTCTTTCGATGGCGGCGGAAATGGGCTTCGAAATCTTGACGGAGGAGCAGTATCGCGAGCTTCAGTTGCTCGGAAATTTCGACACGAAAACTTCGAGTTGGGTGCTTACTCCGCCCGAAATCCGCAATCTGGGCGGCGCCATCTTCTGTGACCGTCGCTACGACCAAGTCTTCATGTATCACAATGGTGCCGAATCCTACTACGGTTCTCGTGGTTTCCGGGGACGGTTGAGGGTGTGA
- a CDS encoding DUF3795 domain-containing protein has translation MKNASIAPCGVICDLCMGFQREKNKCVGCLSTGNKPYHCTVCSIKSCPEKDGDENLLCNTCEKFPCRRIKDLDKRYITKYGESPIQNLRTISEIGLSEFILQEKEKWTCGSCGHLLCVHRGVCLICGANNHFFPQGEVKG, from the coding sequence ATGAAAAACGCAAGCATCGCCCCGTGCGGAGTAATCTGCGACCTCTGTATGGGTTTCCAAAGAGAGAAAAATAAGTGCGTCGGGTGTTTAAGCACCGGGAATAAACCCTATCATTGCACAGTTTGTAGTATAAAATCTTGTCCGGAAAAGGATGGTGATGAAAATTTGCTATGTAATACATGCGAAAAATTTCCTTGCCGACGAATTAAAGATTTAGACAAGCGATATATCACCAAATACGGAGAAAGCCCAATTCAAAACCTGAGGACAATTAGCGAAATAGGGCTAAGTGAATTTATTTTGCAAGAAAAAGAGAAGTGGACTTGCGGCTCGTGCGGTCATTTGTTATGTGTTCATCGCGGTGTTTGTTTAATCTGTGGGGCAAATAATCATTTTTTTCCACAGGGCGAAGTGAAAGGTTGA
- a CDS encoding AAA domain-containing protein has translation MEQVQLFISNVIHANNQQIDFWYGYPIVFFSKNNKDYILPLFYIPLSYSNDFTPSFVPTEKIRLNQSCLDILQIDVEIARNLAESFGLFAETNTPQSFSLFAHQFNQNFEDIPLNVRQNPSIWFQQIIIRSEKSNYTRGLIEELDILSRKDKEQFNKSCLSSFFGQYAPEECEKNQTEDIYEIFSLNESQRKAVTLSLKERITVIPGPPGTGKSQVVASIIANAFLKKQKVLFASKNHKAVRVVEEKLNNLLNNKLLLRLGNRDNNGNELLPDFIQYLNWLDNPNHGNEFNNDISQLNKEYKNLIEERKKIESQYHNLLDIKRDVLNYSITIKRDENFRSIFEKLNKNTVVRGQLLNRNIKKIANYIRMMSKVNQFAKFEDLINRLTEINKQIVETSVLILKCEYNQLPQIVIANGNLQILHNLINIQNSILNGNLNSQEWGHLVNQRDAYYLQTPLLFPAFSVTNLSIKGQFPLEAGCFDLVIIDEASQCDIASVIPLLYRAKRCVILGDKMQLKHIPNMPNTLSVRYLLKYNLESRFDFCESSLYDFALSSVKEDSKITLNEHFRSHIDIITFSNKHWYSNQLMVSTNYNNLVSQEKIGIEWVDVQGEVRNENGTSAFNQNEINKVVQVANSYLNNSDFHGDIGIVSPFRTQANKIRISLPPNNARCLIDTVVKFQGDEKDIIIFSPVLSNPIPHNVSWYLKETWHLLNVAITRAKSKLIIVGDKQACLNSGIEHYVDIANYVDNLQNGTNPYLQDDTLNESEYEKMLRIAMRQNNIIPHQQYWIGPYRVDFAFPEPVKLVVEVDGLQHRENENFDMIRDYRLRNLGWEVLRFWTFEIRDDLQNCIEKIKEHLLRINH, from the coding sequence ATGGAACAAGTGCAATTATTTATTAGTAATGTGATACATGCTAATAATCAACAAATTGACTTTTGGTATGGATATCCAATTGTTTTTTTCTCAAAGAACAACAAAGATTACATTCTCCCATTATTTTATATCCCACTTAGTTACAGTAATGATTTTACTCCGTCTTTTGTACCAACAGAAAAGATAAGATTGAATCAATCATGTTTAGACATATTACAAATTGATGTTGAAATCGCTCGAAATCTTGCTGAATCATTCGGTTTATTCGCAGAGACAAATACCCCACAAAGCTTTTCATTATTTGCCCATCAATTTAACCAAAATTTTGAGGATATTCCTTTAAATGTGCGTCAAAACCCAAGTATTTGGTTTCAGCAAATTATTATTCGTTCGGAAAAGTCTAATTATACAAGAGGATTGATTGAAGAACTTGATATTTTATCTAGGAAAGATAAAGAGCAATTTAATAAATCTTGCCTTTCCAGCTTTTTTGGTCAATATGCACCTGAAGAATGTGAAAAGAATCAAACTGAAGATATTTATGAAATTTTTAGTTTGAATGAATCGCAAAGAAAAGCTGTCACTTTGTCATTAAAAGAAAGAATTACAGTTATACCAGGTCCCCCTGGCACAGGGAAATCACAAGTTGTAGCTTCAATAATAGCTAACGCTTTTTTGAAAAAGCAGAAAGTTCTATTCGCAAGCAAAAATCATAAAGCTGTCAGAGTAGTCGAAGAAAAATTAAATAATTTGTTGAATAATAAATTGCTTTTAAGGCTGGGTAATAGAGATAATAATGGTAATGAGCTATTACCTGATTTTATTCAATATCTTAATTGGTTAGATAATCCAAACCATGGGAACGAATTTAATAATGATATTTCACAATTGAATAAAGAATATAAAAATTTGATTGAGGAACGAAAAAAAATTGAATCACAATATCATAATCTTTTAGATATTAAAAGAGATGTACTGAATTATTCTATTACAATCAAACGCGATGAAAATTTCCGAAGTATTTTTGAGAAGTTAAACAAAAATACTGTAGTTCGAGGGCAGCTTTTAAATCGAAATATTAAAAAAATTGCGAATTACATACGAATGATGTCAAAAGTTAACCAATTTGCAAAATTTGAAGACTTAATCAATAGATTAACAGAGATTAATAAACAGATAGTAGAGACATCTGTACTAATTTTGAAATGCGAATATAATCAGTTACCCCAAATAGTCATTGCGAATGGTAATCTACAAATACTTCATAATCTGATTAATATTCAAAATAGTATTTTGAACGGTAATTTGAATTCACAAGAATGGGGACATTTAGTTAATCAAAGAGATGCCTACTATCTTCAAACCCCCCTTTTGTTTCCTGCATTTAGCGTTACCAATTTAAGTATTAAGGGGCAATTCCCGCTTGAAGCCGGTTGCTTTGACTTAGTAATTATTGATGAAGCGAGTCAATGCGATATTGCTTCAGTTATTCCTCTTTTGTATAGAGCAAAAAGGTGTGTCATTCTCGGGGATAAAATGCAACTGAAACATATCCCAAATATGCCAAATACTTTATCAGTTCGATATCTTTTGAAATATAATTTAGAATCAAGGTTCGATTTTTGCGAATCTTCCCTTTACGATTTTGCTTTATCAAGTGTAAAAGAAGATTCGAAAATTACGCTTAATGAGCATTTCAGGTCACACATTGATATCATAACATTTTCAAATAAACATTGGTATTCAAATCAATTAATGGTCTCGACAAATTATAACAATCTTGTTAGTCAAGAAAAAATTGGAATTGAATGGGTAGATGTACAAGGGGAAGTACGAAATGAAAATGGAACAAGTGCTTTTAATCAAAATGAAATTAACAAAGTCGTTCAGGTGGCTAATAGCTACTTGAACAATTCGGATTTTCACGGTGATATTGGGATTGTTTCTCCATTTAGGACGCAAGCAAATAAAATTAGAATAAGTTTGCCTCCAAACAATGCAAGATGTTTAATTGATACAGTTGTAAAATTTCAGGGCGATGAAAAAGATATTATTATTTTTTCACCGGTATTAAGTAATCCTATCCCGCATAACGTATCTTGGTATTTGAAGGAAACATGGCATTTGTTGAATGTCGCTATTACAAGGGCAAAATCGAAATTAATAATTGTCGGAGATAAGCAAGCTTGTTTGAATTCCGGAATAGAACATTACGTTGATATCGCCAATTATGTTGACAATTTGCAAAATGGTACAAACCCATATTTACAAGATGATACTTTAAATGAATCAGAATATGAAAAAATGCTTAGAATTGCTATGCGTCAAAATAATATAATTCCACATCAGCAATATTGGATTGGTCCTTATAGAGTAGATTTTGCTTTTCCCGAACCTGTGAAATTAGTCGTGGAAGTTGATGGATTGCAGCACAGAGAAAATGAAAATTTTGATATGATTAGAGATTACAGATTAAGAAATCTTGGTTGGGAAGTTTTAAGATTCTGGACCTTCGAAATTCGGGACGATTTGCAAAATTGTATAGAAAAAATCAAAGAACATCTACTACGAATTAATCATTGA
- a CDS encoding YoaP domain-containing protein, whose amino-acid sequence MELNNKDFEIIDLTPENIAQYGVCGYKDINKHLELQRKVEWVSKYYPKGLRIKAIITESGGYQGMLEYIPGEYAHRPVDATGYMFIHCIFVGFKKAFKGLGYASALIDECINDSKTQKMKGVAVITRKGSFMANKDIFIKKGFSSVEAAAPDFELLALKFNNKYENPKFKINSTDNYADGLIITRSPQCPYSVKNVDSIIQTAKNMNLKPTLIEMDDAESVQQSPCAFGTFCILNEGKIISHHPISNTRFENIMKATV is encoded by the coding sequence ATGGAATTAAATAATAAAGATTTTGAGATTATTGACCTCACACCGGAAAACATTGCTCAATATGGTGTTTGTGGTTACAAAGATATAAACAAACATTTAGAATTACAACGAAAAGTTGAGTGGGTCTCCAAATATTATCCCAAAGGTTTGCGGATAAAGGCAATAATCACCGAATCAGGTGGATACCAAGGAATGCTCGAATACATTCCGGGCGAATACGCTCACCGCCCGGTTGACGCCACGGGATATATGTTTATCCATTGCATTTTCGTAGGATTCAAAAAAGCGTTCAAAGGCTTAGGATATGCCTCAGCACTAATTGATGAATGCATAAATGATTCTAAAACTCAGAAGATGAAAGGAGTCGCTGTTATTACTCGCAAAGGTTCATTTATGGCAAATAAAGATATTTTTATTAAAAAGGGATTTTCTTCAGTCGAAGCGGCGGCACCAGATTTTGAACTTTTAGCACTCAAATTTAATAATAAATATGAAAATCCAAAATTTAAAATTAATTCAACTGATAATTATGCCGATGGTTTGATAATTACTCGGTCGCCACAATGCCCATATTCCGTCAAAAATGTTGATTCAATAATTCAGACAGCGAAAAATATGAATCTCAAGCCCACATTGATTGAAATGGATGATGCAGAATCTGTCCAACAATCGCCCTGCGCTTTTGGAACATTTTGCATTTTAAACGAGGGCAAAATCATAAGTCACCACCCTATTAGCAACACAAGATTCGAAAATATAATGAAGGCAACTGTGTAA
- a CDS encoding ATP-binding protein, producing MKIETVSIKHFRGIEDLPAFKLKNLSMLIGNNGTSKTSILEAVNFALSPSFLSGRIKHTDFYKGQDNPIEITLEFQTPFKAILPDGFQKQEIECNKVYLKVKKRDRAGSGKAFSDIVVVEHIVVPVRPRINEQGWEIVRKNKTKFKFDNRLLNFPIETEGLPRSYYYGKNREKQIQKGFNSSISSVYDDFNWRFIKELRKESEKQITPLLDNFITRKQSIENEIIQKVDEKSIEKTFISLNNKLENLGIEKIGISFFDGNAPFDTAYLNQKLDELEVPVSQLGSGIEMIISLLFLETLASLSKENFIVIIDEPELHLHPTLQNKFLNYLIGLSMNNQVFVSTHSPYFFKNSIANQNIEVLITKKDTGNIKIENTGNNFGLFPWSPSWGEINFQAYNLPTFEFHNELYGYLQEKNAALTEANIEKFFISKGQTKSKQWKKLHNGQVSTPYDITLMTYIRNTIHHPENNNNLQFKETELDSSIKTMIQIIQTP from the coding sequence ATGAAAATAGAAACAGTTTCAATTAAACATTTCAGAGGTATTGAGGACTTACCAGCGTTTAAGTTGAAAAATCTTTCAATGTTGATTGGTAATAATGGGACTTCAAAAACTTCAATTTTAGAAGCAGTGAATTTTGCTCTATCTCCAAGTTTTTTATCAGGTCGAATTAAGCATACTGACTTCTACAAAGGACAAGACAATCCGATTGAAATTACATTAGAGTTTCAAACACCTTTTAAAGCAATATTGCCTGACGGTTTTCAAAAACAGGAAATTGAATGCAATAAAGTTTATTTGAAAGTAAAAAAACGTGACAGAGCTGGCAGTGGCAAAGCATTTTCTGATATTGTGGTAGTTGAACATATAGTTGTTCCAGTTAGACCGAGAATTAATGAACAAGGTTGGGAAATTGTTAGGAAAAATAAAACAAAATTCAAATTTGATAATAGACTTTTAAACTTTCCTATTGAAACTGAAGGGCTGCCACGAAGCTATTACTATGGTAAAAATCGAGAAAAGCAAATCCAAAAAGGTTTTAATTCTTCAATTTCATCTGTTTATGATGATTTTAATTGGCGGTTTATAAAGGAATTAAGAAAAGAAAGTGAAAAACAAATCACCCCACTTCTAGATAATTTTATTACAAGAAAACAATCAATTGAAAATGAAATTATCCAGAAAGTCGACGAAAAGTCAATAGAGAAGACGTTCATAAGTTTAAATAACAAGCTTGAAAATTTAGGTATAGAAAAAATAGGCATTTCATTTTTTGATGGGAATGCACCATTTGACACTGCATATCTCAATCAAAAATTAGACGAATTAGAAGTACCTGTTTCTCAACTTGGTTCAGGAATTGAAATGATAATTTCACTCTTATTTCTTGAAACATTAGCCTCCTTGTCAAAAGAAAATTTTATTGTCATTATAGATGAGCCGGAGTTGCATTTACATCCGACACTGCAAAACAAATTCCTAAATTATTTGATTGGACTTTCTATGAATAATCAAGTATTTGTATCAACACACTCTCCTTATTTTTTTAAGAATAGTATTGCTAATCAGAATATTGAAGTGCTAATTACAAAAAAGGATACAGGCAATATAAAAATTGAAAACACGGGTAATAACTTTGGATTATTTCCTTGGAGTCCATCATGGGGTGAAATTAACTTTCAAGCATATAACTTGCCAACCTTTGAGTTTCACAATGAACTTTACGGATATTTACAAGAAAAGAACGCAGCGTTAACAGAGGCAAATATTGAAAAATTCTTTATAAGTAAAGGCCAGACGAAATCTAAACAATGGAAAAAGCTACATAATGGACAAGTAAGTACTCCGTATGATATAACGCTAATGACTTACATAAGAAATACTATACATCATCCTGAAAATAATAACAATTTGCAATTCAAAGAAACTGAATTAGACAGCTCTATTAAGACAATGATTCAAATAATACAAACTCCATAA
- a CDS encoding AI-2E family transporter, translating into MNISFQKLFYVVASVIGLFTILIVAREVLIPIAFAFLLAFILYPVAKKLESWGTSEIVSALLSITGVFLIIGGAAFLFSTQIIQLSENLSNFKEKILNIFADATVFINKDIGFFQHLEKDELLEKFKVWITESSGALLSQTFNSTASIVFGILSAIIYTFLILIYKKGIVRAMVSFYAPENRDRALKMFKNVQQVGQQYLFGMMIIVLILGFMNSLGLWIIGIDSPFLFGFLAAVLAIIPYVGTFLGSSIPILYALISYESIWMPISIAIYFWFVQFVEGNFLTPKIVGGNLKLNAFSSILSIIIGASVWGIAGMILFLPLTAMLKVVCDEYTELKPFSMLLGEQNYSNKDEDDHHIGKWIKKRKTRFSKYITTLRKK; encoded by the coding sequence ATGAATATATCTTTTCAAAAGCTATTCTATGTCGTAGCCTCAGTGATTGGCTTGTTTACGATTTTGATTGTGGCAAGAGAAGTGCTGATTCCAATCGCTTTTGCCTTCTTGTTGGCGTTCATACTCTATCCGGTAGCCAAGAAGCTCGAATCGTGGGGCACGAGCGAAATTGTGTCGGCTTTGCTCTCGATTACGGGTGTGTTCCTGATTATTGGTGGTGCCGCTTTTCTCTTCTCTACTCAAATCATCCAACTCTCGGAAAACTTAAGCAATTTTAAAGAAAAAATCCTCAATATCTTTGCCGATGCCACTGTATTCATCAATAAGGACATTGGCTTTTTTCAGCATCTGGAAAAGGATGAGCTATTAGAGAAGTTCAAGGTTTGGATTACCGAGTCGTCCGGAGCATTGCTAAGCCAAACTTTCAATAGCACGGCAAGTATCGTTTTCGGCATATTGTCGGCAATCATTTACACCTTCCTGATACTGATTTACAAGAAAGGCATTGTGCGGGCGATGGTCAGTTTCTATGCGCCGGAGAACAGGGATAGGGCTTTGAAAATGTTCAAAAATGTTCAGCAGGTTGGGCAGCAATACCTTTTCGGGATGATGATAATTGTACTGATTTTGGGGTTTATGAACAGTCTCGGGCTGTGGATAATTGGCATTGACAGCCCCTTCCTATTTGGGTTTTTAGCCGCAGTCTTAGCAATTATCCCTTATGTCGGCACTTTTTTGGGTTCGTCAATTCCAATCTTATATGCTTTAATATCGTATGAATCGATTTGGATGCCAATTTCCATCGCTATTTACTTTTGGTTTGTGCAGTTTGTCGAGGGTAATTTCCTGACGCCGAAAATCGTGGGCGGCAATCTGAAACTTAACGCATTCAGCTCAATTTTAAGCATCATTATTGGTGCTTCGGTTTGGGGAATAGCGGGTATGATTCTGTTTTTGCCTTTAACTGCCATGCTGAAAGTGGTATGCGACGAATACACCGAACTCAAACCCTTTTCGATGTTGTTAGGTGAGCAGAATTATAGCAACAAAGATGAAGATGACCATCATATCGGCAAATGGATTAAGAAGCGAAAGACCAGGTTTTCTAAGTATATTACAACGCTTAGGAAGAAGTAG
- a CDS encoding CPBP family intramembrane metalloprotease, whose translation METKSSNNKPLISFFIIAFILAWGLISVAIAKNYGWIDLEIPVEPFLIIGSWVPNIAAFLVLAIVLKRNGGITELLKGWLKFKVSAFWYIVTTFPLILAAMSIFIYKLLFGVAPVNDIMYDPVGLIALMIMITITGAMGEELGWRGFALPRLQSRTSALRASILLGLIWVLWHSPLWFAGIGFEEIPFLAYAIIGVSFTVLVTWACNNSRGSLLIASLFHLTLNVSVNIIENKALYILAFLFMALAVIVVLVYGYSKLSKASELPIDKNTYEWTS comes from the coding sequence ATGGAAACGAAATCTTCTAACAATAAGCCCTTAATAAGCTTCTTTATTATTGCCTTCATACTTGCATGGGGACTAATAAGTGTTGCAATAGCTAAAAACTATGGTTGGATTGATTTGGAAATACCGGTTGAACCTTTTCTCATCATAGGTTCCTGGGTTCCTAATATTGCTGCATTTTTAGTTTTAGCAATAGTACTGAAACGCAATGGTGGAATCACGGAGCTATTGAAAGGATGGCTCAAATTTAAAGTTTCTGCTTTTTGGTATATTGTTACCACTTTTCCTTTAATCTTAGCGGCAATGAGCATTTTTATTTATAAGCTTTTATTTGGCGTTGCTCCTGTAAATGACATCATGTATGATCCTGTCGGCTTGATTGCATTGATGATTATGATTACGATTACCGGAGCGATGGGTGAAGAGCTTGGCTGGCGTGGGTTTGCATTGCCAAGGTTGCAATCGAGGACGAGCGCCTTAAGAGCAAGTATTTTACTTGGATTAATATGGGTTTTATGGCATTCTCCGCTTTGGTTTGCAGGTATAGGATTTGAGGAAATTCCTTTTTTGGCTTATGCAATCATAGGTGTTTCTTTTACTGTTTTAGTAACTTGGGCTTGCAACAATTCAAGAGGTAGTTTGCTTATCGCATCACTTTTTCATTTAACCCTCAATGTATCTGTTAATATAATAGAGAACAAAGCCCTTTATATTCTTGCTTTCCTTTTTATGGCACTTGCGGTGATAGTAGTTTTAGTTTATGGTTATTCTAAGCTATCTAAGGCTTCTGAATTGCCTATTGATAAAAATACCTACGAATGGACATCATAA
- a CDS encoding alpha-amylase — MSTNNGAMMQYFHWYTPGDGTLWKQLADDSKKLAEAGFTALWLPPAYKGAAGGMDVGYGVYDLFDLGEFDQKDSIRTKYGTRDEYLAGIKAAQKAGMQVYADVVFNHKLGADEAEVFKAIPFNPRNRKEAIGECQEIRAWTQYNFPGRGDKYSTLKWHWWHFNAIDHNELDDRNDAIYLFEGKSFNDSVDLTLGNFDYLMGCNLDFDNPDVRKELFYWGQWYLKTTGVDGFRFDATKHVDSEFFHEWLDHIRKHSGRKLFAVGEYWSNISEALEHFIKETDGSMMLFDVHLHYNFAAAGKQGKDFNLQTIFDDTLVQEHPTLAVTFVNNHDTQQLQFLESVVEAWFKPIAYALILLRRDGYPCVFAADYYGANYKDRGTDGNEYEIWMESHQWLIDRFLSVRKEHAYGDQYDYFDHPNCIGWTRIGQNAKQRGMAVLISNGDDGFKNMETGSPDTAYIDITKQIEGTITTNKAGWGEFRCKGGSVSVWVPE; from the coding sequence ATGTCAACGAATAATGGTGCAATGATGCAGTATTTCCACTGGTACACCCCCGGTGATGGGACTTTGTGGAAACAACTCGCGGACGATTCTAAAAAGCTCGCCGAGGCTGGCTTTACTGCCTTGTGGCTTCCCCCCGCATACAAAGGTGCAGCAGGCGGAATGGATGTCGGCTATGGTGTCTATGACCTCTTTGACTTGGGCGAATTCGACCAAAAGGATTCCATTCGTACCAAATACGGCACTCGCGACGAATATCTCGCGGGCATAAAAGCAGCCCAGAAAGCGGGTATGCAGGTGTATGCCGACGTGGTCTTCAATCATAAGCTTGGTGCCGATGAAGCCGAAGTCTTCAAAGCCATCCCATTCAATCCCCGGAACAGAAAAGAAGCAATAGGTGAATGTCAAGAAATTCGCGCTTGGACGCAGTATAATTTTCCCGGGCGAGGCGATAAATATTCAACGCTAAAGTGGCATTGGTGGCATTTTAACGCTATTGACCATAACGAGCTTGATGATAGAAATGATGCGATTTACCTCTTTGAAGGAAAATCCTTCAATGATAGCGTGGACTTGACTTTGGGCAATTTCGACTACCTGATGGGATGCAATCTCGACTTCGATAATCCCGATGTCCGGAAAGAGCTCTTTTATTGGGGGCAGTGGTACTTGAAAACGACGGGAGTGGACGGGTTCCGCTTTGATGCCACAAAACATGTGGATTCCGAATTTTTTCACGAGTGGCTGGACCATATCCGCAAGCACAGCGGGCGAAAGCTCTTTGCAGTGGGCGAGTATTGGTCGAATATCAGCGAAGCCTTAGAGCACTTCATCAAAGAGACCGACGGAAGCATGATGCTTTTTGATGTGCATCTGCATTATAATTTTGCGGCTGCCGGCAAACAAGGCAAAGACTTCAATCTGCAGACCATTTTCGACGACACACTAGTGCAAGAGCACCCCACGCTTGCAGTGACATTTGTCAACAATCACGACACGCAGCAACTGCAATTCCTCGAATCCGTCGTCGAAGCCTGGTTCAAACCCATCGCATACGCGCTCATACTGTTACGGCGCGACGGCTATCCCTGCGTATTTGCAGCCGATTACTATGGCGCCAATTACAAGGACAGAGGCACCGACGGAAATGAGTACGAAATATGGATGGAATCCCACCAGTGGCTCATCGACCGCTTCCTATCAGTCCGCAAAGAGCACGCATACGGTGACCAGTACGATTATTTCGACCACCCAAACTGCATCGGTTGGACACGCATCGGGCAAAACGCCAAACAGCGTGGAATGGCAGTTCTAATCAGCAATGGCGACGACGGCTTCAAAAACATGGAAACCGGCTCCCCCGACACCGCCTATATAGACATCACCAAGCAAATCGAAGGCACAATCACCACCAACAAAGCCGGCTGGGGAGAATTCCGCTGCAAAGGCGGCTCCGTCTCCGTCTGGGTGCCGGAGTAG
- the hemH gene encoding ferrochelatase, with product MSKKAVVLVNVGTPDSTKVFDVAKYLHEFLGDGRVIDLPWLSRKLLVNFIIVPFRSPKSSKLYKKVWDEKGSPLLYLTENLADKLRKELGESYDVHIGMRYQNPSLEKLIKSNELQKYSEVIFIPLFPQYASSTTGTVIELIYKSLANRDVIPKINVISQFYNHPDFINCFAENISTFNVAEYDFVIFTYHGLPLSHINRVHPEIPESSCNCQNEFPEHGQYCYKACCFETTRLLLKKTGIAPEKSITSFQSRLTNKWLKPFSDEVIIEYAKQGKKRGLIVAPSFTTDCLETIVELGIDYDELFQSHGGEKLDMVPSLNDNDLFVQFLKKLVIGEKSI from the coding sequence ATGAGCAAAAAAGCAGTAGTTTTGGTAAATGTGGGCACGCCCGATTCGACAAAGGTTTTCGATGTTGCGAAATATTTGCACGAATTTTTGGGCGACGGCAGAGTAATAGATTTGCCTTGGCTCTCCAGGAAATTGTTAGTTAATTTTATAATTGTTCCGTTTCGTTCGCCAAAATCATCTAAATTATATAAAAAAGTGTGGGATGAAAAAGGTTCGCCACTACTTTATTTGACCGAAAACTTAGCTGATAAATTACGCAAAGAACTCGGGGAATCCTACGATGTACATATTGGAATGCGTTACCAAAATCCGAGTCTCGAAAAATTAATTAAATCCAATGAATTGCAAAAATATTCCGAAGTAATTTTTATTCCCCTTTTTCCTCAATATGCGTCTTCGACTACAGGAACGGTAATCGAATTAATTTACAAGAGCTTAGCCAATCGCGACGTAATTCCGAAAATAAATGTAATATCACAATTTTACAACCACCCGGATTTCATAAATTGCTTTGCCGAAAATATTTCAACATTTAATGTCGCCGAATACGATTTTGTTATTTTCACATATCACGGATTACCACTATCGCACATAAACCGCGTTCACCCTGAAATCCCGGAAAGTAGTTGCAATTGCCAAAACGAATTCCCCGAGCATGGACAATATTGCTACAAAGCTTGTTGCTTCGAAACTACGCGATTGCTACTCAAGAAAACCGGCATTGCACCCGAAAAAAGCATCACCTCTTTTCAGTCGCGTCTGACAAATAAATGGCTGAAACCATTTTCGGACGAAGTAATAATCGAATATGCCAAGCAAGGCAAAAAACGCGGATTAATCGTAGCGCCATCCTTCACCACAGATTGCCTCGAAACAATTGTCGAGCTCGGCATAGATTACGACGAATTATTCCAAAGTCATGGCGGCGAAAAACTTGACATGGTGCCCTCGCTGAACGACAATGATTTATTTGTGCAATTCCTGAAAAAGTTAGTAATTGGCGAGAAATCTATTTAG